A single window of Huiozyma naganishii CBS 8797 chromosome 10, complete genome DNA harbors:
- the KNAG0J02410 gene encoding uncharacterized protein (similar to Saccharomyces cerevisiae YBR085C-A; ancestral locus Anc_3.320): MAVGEPLYKLSSEYSHSTNSFLRSAPVELTTVEGYRDFIEKKAGPNCTTVLEDDMSRGYIVKDEQVIADIYGAARDHLVQLAGHH; this comes from the coding sequence ATGGCTGTTGGTGAACCTCTGTACAAGCTGAGTTCCGAGTACTCACACTCTACAAACTCGTTTCTGCGCAGCGCCCCAGTGGAACTGACCACCGTGGAGGGGTACCGTGACTTCATCGAGAAGAAAGCCGGGCCAAATTGCACGACGGTGCTGGAGGACGACATGTCGAGAGGTTACATTGTGAAAGACGAGCAGGTGATCGCTGACATCTACGGAGCGGCCCGTGACCATCTGGTTCAACTGGCAGGTCATCACTGA
- the KNAG0J02430 gene encoding uncharacterized protein (similar to Saccharomyces cerevisiae IST2 (YBR086C); ancestral locus Anc_3.323): protein MARDLEELDPNCVLVFQNTPENETQVVAALEHIDLDTIVKVGNENTSKYAFLRIDCMIEYAALCKVLRQSLHLVVNKCIPLYDNDRTRKLDTLGMRLNKGMFSFPIPKDFELANFAHLTKNPTQALYFAFCTHYEKYLRFLAIVGTIVHFVGSTSKPAEFNKFYSVVLNVWSVTFVTSWVYSKQGYYAKLFGKTVVSLPPVGDFSSPRAVLKRKLLSVPVSVLFVLILVAFQFLCFGLEIFSTQIYTGPFKSILSLVPTVSMIVFVPLLTRIYNTFFVERFIRFENSAYPAHSRTEKNFALTFCATYMPLLITLFVYLPLGHLFTNGVKNKISKCGVPVISNVFTINTKRHQKQLFFFVFPNQVILYATDHIIPVLLKKYVGKKSSKGTKEVDAELTIKNEHPREYRYWQRAKMFDTQITEEFDVESAFKKTVLQFGFIAMFSNIWPLAPLVLLLVNRLVLKSDMIKALKKSRPATVPFDDDSDAQCAGHTVTLAGIRPWDDILKIIAWFGVIVCSTSMFMYRYCYLPGVGKTTLLDSHAAWFIRNPLARSWSSIFFFAVAIEHITLIVFIILKKYFKDYEQETVGYGIVPDSPQKPDATVIVPMDIEKHDFETVPMDKTIKESSTTGHDINISSEVNELTQRGQPQPSHEQESQLSKKDGPLDETEKPSEQVRTPSNEESKPKNKNISKISEYNGNFATSSSSVAGATVPTIIPTSKNYSKRFNADGTAVMQSRTSFANSASVGKEDSSVPEGSGSMVETEQSGAAVAESVTEPALASKAVSTNSQSVTDKPAVAVTAPQTSVTNGTTRSLKSSPFIDIDSAESDSGPVSTRGPDDDDEVPGARGKSTQAHSKRHTVMGVPAPSIPLPHHHHHHHHDAQQQQQEAGTNGSMASMHTSNSSTSMRPDKKHKKGLLHKLKKKL from the coding sequence ATGGCAAGGGATCTTGAGGAATTGGATCCCAATTGTGTGCTGGTGTTCCAGAATACACCAGAGAATGAAACCCAGGTTGTGGCTGCGCTGGAACATATAGACTTGGACACTATTGTTAAAGTTGGGAACGAAAATACTAGCAAGTATGCCTTTTTGAGAATTGACTGCATGATTGAATATGCAGCTCTGTGTAAAGTATTAAGGCAAAGTCTACATTTGGTGGTAAACAAGTGTATCCCCCTCTATGACAACGACAGGACTAGGAAATTAGATACGTTGGGGATGAGGCTGAACAAAGGGATGTTCTCGTTCCCAATACCCAAGGATTTTGAATTGGCCAATTTTGCCCATTTGACGAAGAACCCAACACAGGCTCTGTATTTTGCCTTTTGTACACACTACGAAAAGTATCTGAGGTTTTTAGCAATTGTCGGGACAATCGTTCATTTTGTTGGATCCACTTCAAAACCTGCAGAGTTTAATAAATTCTACTCGGTAGTGTTGAATGTATGGTCAGTTACTTTTGTCACGTCGTGGGTCTACTCCAAACAGGGGTACTATGCCAAGTTGTTTGGCAAAACCGTGGTCAGCTTACCGCCAGTCGGAGATTTTAGTAGTCCGCGCGCCGtgttgaaaaggaaactTCTTTCAGTCCCcgtttctgttcttttcgTTTTGATTTTGGTAGCGTTCCAATTTTTGTGTTTCGGCCTCGAGATCTTCAGTACACAGATCTACACGGGCCCTTTCAAATCCATCCTGTCTCTAGTCCCCACAGTGTCCATGATTGTGTTTGTTCCACTTCTGACTAGGATTtacaacactttcttcgtCGAGAGATTTATCAGATTCGAAAACAGTGCATACCCAGCACACTCCAGGACGGAAAAGAATTTTGCTCTGACATTCTGCGCTACCTATATGCCACTGTTGATAACTTTGTTCGTGTACTTGCCCCTGGGCCATTTGTTCACAAACGGAgtgaagaacaagatcagCAAATGTGGGGTCCCCGTTATATCAAACGTGTTTACGATCAACACCAAACGCCACCAAAAGCaactgttcttttttgtgttCCCCAACCAAGTCATCTTGTACGCCACGGATCACATTATCCCAgttctgttgaagaaatatGTCGGGAAGAAATCCTCAAAAGGGACGAAGGAGGTTGATGCGGAGTTGACGATCAAGAATGAACATCCAAGGGAGTACAGGTACTGGCAAAGGGCGAAAATGTTTGACACGCAAATCACGGAAGAATTCGACGTTGAGAGCGCATTCAAAAAGACTGTCCTGCAATTTGGATTCATCGCCATGTTTTCTAACATATGGCCACTAGCACCGCTCGTTCTGCTTCTTGTGAACAGACTGGTACTGAAGAGCGATATGATCAAAGCACTGAAGAAGTCAAGGCCTGCCACTGTCCCATTCGACGACGACAGCGACGCCCAATGTGCAGGCCACACAGTGACTCTTGCAGGTATTCGTCCATGGGATGACATACTCAAAATAATCGCTTGGTTTGGTGTCATTGTCTGCTCCACATCAATGTTCATGTACAGATACTGTTACTTGCCAGGAGTCGGCAAGACAACTTTGCTCGACAGTCACGCCGCGTGGTTCATTCGTAACCCACTAGCCAGAAGTTGGTCCTcgatttttttctttgccGTGGCCATTGAGCATATCACGCTGATCGTTTTCATCATCCTTAAGAAGTATTTCAAGGACTATGAGCAAGAAACAGTTGGGTACGGGATCGTTCCAGATTCCCCACAGAAACCGGATGCGACCGTCATTGTCCCCATGGACATTGAAAAACACGATTTCGAGACTGTCCCCATGGACAAGACGATCAAGGAATCAAGCACCACTGGTCACGATATCAACATTTCCAGCGAGGTGAATGAGTTGACCCAAAGAGGGCAACCACAGCCAAGCCACGAACAGGAATCGCAATTGAGTAAGAAAGATGGTCCCCTGGATGAGACTGAGAAGCCCAGTGAACAGGTCAGGACGCCGAGCAACGAGGAGAGTAAGCCAAAGAATAAGAATATAAGCAAAATATCAGAGTACAACGGCAATTTCGCGACTTCCTCGTCTAGTGTTGCTGGTGCAACGGTTCCTACGATAATTCCGACCTCCAAAAACTATAGCAAGAGGTTTAACGCTGATGGGACCGCTGTAATGCAGTCGCGCACCTCGTTTGCGAACTCTGCGAGTGTCGGGAAAGAGGACAGTTCTGTTCCGGAAGGGTCGGGCTCCATGGTGGAAACGGAACAAAGTGGAGCGGCAGTGGCTGAGAGCGTTACAGAACCAGCCCTGGCCTCCAAGGCGGTCTCTACGAATTCGCAAAGCGTGACTGATAAGCCGGCCGTGGCCGTCACCGCCCCACAGACCTCTGTCACGAACGGTACTACGCGGTCATTGAAATCGTCTCCCTTCATCGACATCGACAGCGCCGAAAGCGACAGTGGGCCCGTGTCCACACGTGGTCCggacgacgatgacgaggtgCCAGGCGCACGGGGGAAATCTACACAAGCTCACTCCAAGCGCCATACGGTGATGGGTGTCCCTGCTCCCTCGATCCCACTgcctcatcatcaccatcaccaccaccacgatgcacagcagcaacagcaagaagCAGGTACGAACGGCAGCATGGCGTCGATGCACACGTCAAACTCCTCCACGTCAATGCGTCCCGACAAGAAGCACAAGAAGGGTCTACTGCACaagctgaagaagaagttatAG